One Bacteroidota bacterium DNA segment encodes these proteins:
- a CDS encoding YbhB/YbcL family Raf kinase inhibitor-like protein, producing the protein MGVKTRYFGFALVLLFSNQDLSRDAITAKGDSAMNMKVSSTAFNEGETIPKKFTCDGDNISPPLEWSGIPGGTKSIALIADDPDAPRGTWVHWVLFNLPADTKGLSENVPRHSTLKNGARQGMNDSRQLGYDGPCPPGGTHRYFFKVYALDANVPLETGATKAQLQKAMEHHILGEGQLMGTYKR; encoded by the coding sequence ATGGGAGTGAAAACAAGGTATTTCGGTTTCGCCCTTGTCTTGCTTTTCTCAAATCAAGATCTCAGCCGCGATGCGATCACGGCGAAAGGAGACTCGGCAATGAATATGAAAGTCAGCAGCACAGCGTTCAACGAGGGGGAAACGATACCGAAGAAATTCACGTGCGATGGCGACAATATTTCCCCTCCGCTTGAATGGTCGGGAATTCCGGGCGGCACGAAGAGTATTGCGCTCATCGCCGACGACCCCGACGCCCCCCGCGGGACGTGGGTCCATTGGGTGTTGTTCAACCTTCCGGCAGATACAAAAGGGCTTTCGGAAAACGTGCCGCGGCACTCGACGCTCAAGAATGGCGCCCGGCAGGGAATGAACGATTCGCGTCAGCTTGGATACGACGGTCCATGCCCGCCGGGGGGCACGCATCGTTACTTTTTCAAGGTCTATGCGCTCGACGCGAATGTCCCGCTGGAGACCGGCGCGACCAAAGCCCAGCTGCAGAAGGCCATGGAGCATCACATTCTCGGAGAGGGGCAATTGATGGGAACCTATAAAAGATAG